The proteins below come from a single Mucilaginibacter mali genomic window:
- a CDS encoding M16 family metallopeptidase, producing the protein MKKRMFMLLITASLFSINEVNAQQQQPYEMTVSGVKVIVQPSGNDIVEIQTILKGGVQNYPANKAGIEALAMTGLSECGTQKQDKNSFKNKMDKLSAQVGAGAGKDYAVIRMNCIKSDFENVWPLYVEAMTMPKYDEKEFARIKQNQLTGIKAQEAQPDAAIDNFANKMAFEGRDYAVNPSGTAESVTPLTAADVKAYYANLLTKSRMYIIVVADLDRMDIENKVKGLLSGIKQGSPFTLKKSFFRAYKNTFSTDTRELATNYIEGVSSGPQPGAPDFDAFNIAMRIFYDRHFLDVRTNNGLSYAPQVRFAVGATSVTKINVSTTQPDKYIAVFDKLVDKTKSGGFTEDEVKNMKASYLTGVYYRNETNTAQASALASNELLFNDWKRTNNLVDHIKKLTPAQISDAFRKYIGNIMWVYQGDPKKVTPTLFTNGTLHKGDNPVMQ; encoded by the coding sequence ATGAAGAAACGTATGTTCATGCTGTTAATAACAGCATCACTATTCAGCATAAACGAGGTTAACGCGCAACAACAGCAACCGTATGAAATGACCGTAAGCGGCGTAAAGGTAATTGTGCAGCCCAGCGGTAACGATATTGTAGAGATCCAAACTATCCTGAAGGGCGGCGTACAGAACTACCCGGCCAATAAGGCAGGTATAGAAGCTTTAGCAATGACCGGCCTGAGCGAATGCGGAACCCAGAAGCAGGATAAAAACAGCTTTAAAAATAAAATGGATAAGCTAAGCGCGCAGGTAGGCGCCGGCGCTGGTAAGGATTATGCCGTTATCCGGATGAACTGTATTAAAAGCGATTTTGAGAATGTGTGGCCGCTATACGTAGAGGCCATGACCATGCCTAAATACGATGAAAAAGAGTTTGCCCGTATCAAGCAAAACCAGCTGACCGGTATTAAAGCCCAGGAAGCGCAGCCGGATGCCGCTATTGATAACTTTGCCAATAAAATGGCTTTCGAGGGCCGCGATTACGCCGTTAACCCATCGGGCACTGCCGAATCGGTTACGCCGCTGACTGCTGCTGATGTGAAGGCTTACTATGCTAATTTGCTCACCAAATCGCGCATGTATATTATAGTTGTGGCCGATCTGGACCGCATGGATATCGAGAACAAGGTTAAGGGTTTATTGAGCGGCATTAAGCAAGGTTCGCCATTCACGCTGAAGAAATCGTTCTTCAGGGCTTATAAAAACACCTTTTCTACCGATACCCGCGAATTGGCTACCAACTATATTGAGGGGGTAAGCAGCGGCCCGCAACCAGGCGCGCCCGATTTTGACGCGTTCAACATCGCTATGCGTATTTTTTACGATCGCCATTTCCTTGATGTGCGTACCAACAACGGCTTATCTTATGCTCCGCAGGTGCGTTTTGCCGTGGGTGCTACCTCGGTTACCAAGATCAACGTATCAACCACCCAACCCGATAAATATATTGCCGTATTTGATAAACTGGTTGACAAAACCAAATCGGGCGGTTTTACCGAAGATGAGGTGAAGAATATGAAAGCCAGCTACCTGACCGGCGTATACTATCGTAACGAGACCAATACGGCCCAGGCATCGGCCCTGGCCAGCAACGAGTTGCTGTTTAACGATTGGAAACGTACCAATAACCTGGTAGATCATATCAAAAAGTTAACCCCGGCGCAAATCAGCGACGCGTTCCGTAAATACATTGGTAACATTATGTGGGTATACCAGGGCGATCCGAAAAAGGTAACGCCAACCCTGTTCACCAACGGTACCCTGCACAAAGGTGATAACCCTGTGATGCAGTAG
- a CDS encoding AI-2E family transporter, with protein MPVKIKDQPFYVQSTVVLLGLILIVFIFSTLADVLIPLAFAAFLAILLNPLCSRLEKLKIKKIYAIIISMLIAIVVTAAVFYFLATQMIQFGQSAPMLTDKLTAMFTDLKNWVQSTFGLAVAKQDQMIKEALNGSKALVGKTVGTVLGTLSIIFLLPVYIFLMLFYKTLILNFLYEVFAEENSSKVGEVLSETKSAIQSYIVGLLIEMLIVAAMNSAALLLLGIKYGILIGCIGAILNLIPYLGGIIAIALPVLMATVTKDGYTTQLGVIAAYAIIQFIDNNILVPRIVSSKVQINALVSIVVVLLGNQLWGVSGMFLSIPFVAVLKIIFDRIDELKPWGKLLGDSQPTRRIGQRWGNKNRKKAVLAPGVPQSDQ; from the coding sequence ATGCCTGTAAAAATTAAAGACCAGCCCTTTTACGTCCAAAGTACGGTTGTGCTTTTAGGATTGATATTAATCGTATTCATATTTTCAACCCTGGCCGACGTGTTGATCCCCCTGGCTTTTGCGGCTTTTTTAGCCATATTACTTAACCCGTTGTGCAGCCGGCTGGAGAAGCTGAAGATCAAAAAGATCTACGCCATCATTATCTCCATGCTCATCGCTATTGTTGTTACTGCCGCGGTATTTTACTTCCTGGCTACACAGATGATACAGTTTGGCCAATCGGCCCCTATGCTTACGGATAAACTTACCGCCATGTTTACCGACCTTAAAAATTGGGTGCAGAGCACTTTTGGCCTGGCAGTTGCCAAACAAGACCAAATGATTAAAGAAGCGCTAAACGGCAGCAAAGCGCTGGTGGGCAAAACCGTAGGCACGGTACTGGGCACACTCAGTATTATCTTCCTGTTGCCGGTATATATCTTTTTGATGCTGTTTTATAAAACACTGATCCTTAATTTCCTGTACGAGGTTTTTGCCGAAGAAAACTCGAGCAAAGTAGGCGAGGTATTAAGCGAAACCAAAAGCGCCATACAAAGCTATATTGTGGGCCTGCTGATAGAAATGCTGATCGTAGCGGCTATGAACTCGGCGGCTTTGCTGCTGCTGGGCATCAAATATGGCATACTCATCGGTTGTATCGGCGCTATCCTTAACCTTATCCCCTACCTGGGTGGCATTATAGCCATAGCCCTGCCGGTGCTGATGGCTACCGTAACCAAGGATGGCTATACTACCCAACTGGGTGTAATAGCAGCTTATGCCATTATCCAGTTTATCGATAATAATATTTTGGTGCCGCGCATCGTATCATCAAAAGTACAGATCAATGCGCTGGTATCTATTGTGGTAGTGCTACTGGGCAACCAGTTGTGGGGTGTATCGGGTATGTTTTTGTCGATACCATTTGTAGCGGTACTCAAGATCATCTTCGACAGGATAGACGAGCTGAAACCCTGGGGCAAACTATTAGGCGATAGCCAACCTACCCGCCGCATCGGCCAACGCTGGGGCAATAAGAACAGGAAAAAAGCGGTACTGGCGCCCGGGGTTCCACAAAGCGATCAATAA
- a CDS encoding tetratricopeptide repeat-containing sensor histidine kinase → MKPVLLIFLFFNLICYSLFAFQTDHTTDSLKKLVAPFLNNPSQKADTVIINRLNHIANDYYEESPDSTFYYSGLAIRLSKQLGYKKGLADGYSQIADVYSFRGDYQTAAINFNTALRLYRQTHDLYGCSEAYIGLGSVRDYLGDYKQAILYYDSALTIRQQTGSERKLAECYNIIGVTYDNMGEYSKALDCYFKALSISIKHKDELSAADNYCNIGVVMQHLELYPKALSYANTALNIWLRLNDTQGISTAWLNIGEALMAQKNYEKAKLYFDKAAAIFYRMKDQEGISLLYYDLGLYKYHQRQPDSALYYLRQSLQLASRHKLKYNKANAYLGFAQVYNQEKDFGNAHIYALLCQNVANSIGTLNLKAEAALQLSIALAGLGRFEEAYHQRVSYHQLSDSLKNDENVQELISYNLEVDFKKKQAGIAIQQRKKEALYKQQIAEQNQTNLIGTLVIAALLIMVVIYYRGRRKQQRINKLLAESNRAVLLQKTDLDKQAENLNELNTLKDRLIALLAHDLRAPISTLRGLFALMSDNAITHEELVEMVPHVVNKLDHTSDFLDTLLHWVNSQVSQSTDNIKVFNLPDVVNTELLYMGDQLKQKNIGTRVNIAPDVMAYADPNSIRIVIHNILTNAVKFSGRDTVIEIAGQMNDDGTTVLTIKDKGIGMSSEQLSSLFKSKVNSFPGTENEVGTGMGLFFCKDLVEKHSGHIWAKSTLGQGTELGFSLPTHH, encoded by the coding sequence TTGAAACCTGTTTTACTTATTTTCCTTTTTTTCAATTTGATCTGTTATAGCCTGTTCGCTTTTCAAACAGACCATACAACCGACAGTTTAAAAAAGCTGGTGGCCCCTTTTTTAAATAACCCATCGCAAAAGGCAGATACTGTTATCATTAACCGGCTAAACCATATTGCCAACGATTATTACGAAGAATCGCCCGATAGCACCTTCTATTATTCGGGCCTGGCTATCCGTTTGTCAAAACAGCTGGGCTATAAAAAAGGGCTTGCCGATGGCTATTCGCAAATTGCCGATGTATACAGTTTCCGGGGTGATTATCAAACCGCTGCCATCAATTTTAATACGGCCCTGCGCCTGTACAGGCAAACGCATGATCTGTATGGCTGTAGCGAAGCCTACATAGGGCTGGGCAGCGTACGCGATTACCTGGGCGATTATAAGCAGGCCATCCTCTATTACGATTCGGCGCTTACTATCCGCCAGCAAACAGGCAGCGAGCGTAAACTGGCCGAATGCTATAATATCATCGGCGTTACTTACGATAATATGGGCGAGTACTCCAAAGCCCTCGATTGTTATTTTAAGGCGCTGTCTATCTCTATTAAGCATAAAGACGAACTGTCTGCCGCCGACAATTATTGCAACATTGGCGTAGTGATGCAACACCTGGAGCTTTATCCCAAAGCCTTAAGCTACGCCAATACCGCTTTAAACATCTGGCTGCGCCTTAACGATACGCAAGGCATCAGCACTGCCTGGTTAAATATAGGGGAAGCCTTAATGGCACAAAAGAACTACGAAAAGGCAAAGCTGTATTTTGATAAGGCAGCCGCCATTTTTTACCGGATGAAGGACCAGGAGGGCATCAGCCTTTTGTATTACGACCTGGGGCTTTACAAATATCACCAGCGGCAGCCCGATTCGGCGCTTTATTACCTCAGGCAATCATTGCAGCTGGCATCGCGCCATAAATTAAAATATAACAAAGCCAATGCCTACCTGGGTTTCGCGCAGGTTTACAACCAGGAAAAAGATTTCGGGAACGCGCATATTTATGCCCTGCTTTGCCAAAATGTGGCTAACAGCATCGGCACGTTAAATTTAAAGGCCGAAGCGGCGCTGCAACTAAGTATCGCCTTAGCCGGCCTGGGGCGGTTTGAGGAAGCTTACCATCAGAGGGTATCCTATCATCAACTAAGCGATAGCCTTAAAAACGATGAAAATGTACAGGAACTGATATCCTACAATCTTGAGGTTGATTTTAAAAAGAAGCAGGCCGGTATCGCTATACAGCAACGCAAAAAGGAGGCCCTGTACAAACAACAAATAGCCGAACAAAATCAAACCAACTTAATTGGCACCCTTGTTATAGCGGCTTTGTTGATCATGGTGGTTATTTATTACCGCGGCAGGCGTAAGCAACAGCGTATAAACAAACTACTGGCCGAAAGTAACCGGGCCGTGCTGCTGCAAAAGACCGATCTGGATAAACAGGCCGAAAACCTAAATGAATTAAACACGCTGAAAGACCGCCTGATAGCGCTTTTAGCGCATGATCTGCGCGCGCCTATCAGCACTTTACGGGGACTGTTCGCGTTGATGAGTGATAATGCCATCACGCATGAGGAACTGGTGGAAATGGTGCCCCATGTGGTCAACAAACTCGATCATACTTCGGATTTTTTGGATACCCTGCTGCATTGGGTAAACAGCCAGGTATCGCAATCCACTGATAATATCAAAGTTTTTAATTTGCCCGATGTGGTAAATACCGAATTACTTTACATGGGCGACCAGTTAAAACAAAAAAACATCGGCACGCGGGTTAATATCGCTCCCGATGTTATGGCTTATGCCGATCCGAACTCCATCCGTATTGTTATCCATAATATTTTAACCAATGCTGTTAAGTTTTCGGGCAGGGATACGGTTATAGAGATTGCCGGGCAGATGAATGATGATGGCACTACGGTTTTAACCATTAAGGATAAAGGCATCGGTATGAGTTCTGAGCAGCTAAGCAGCCTCTTTAAAAGCAAGGTAAACAGCTTCCCGGGTACCGAAAATGAGGTTGGAACAGGTATGGGCCTATTCTTTTGTAAGGACCTGGTTGAAAAACATAGCGGGCACATCTGGGCTAAAAGCACGCTTGGCCAGGGCACCGAATTAGGTTTCTCGTTACCAACACATCATTAA